Proteins encoded together in one Bacteroidota bacterium window:
- the hemL gene encoding glutamate-1-semialdehyde 2,1-aminomutase produces MNTTRSQQLFETAKEYFPGGVNSPVRAFRSVGGTPLFIRKGKGSRIWDADDNEFIDYCCSWGPLILGHANDSVVKAVQETVADGSSFGAPTELENKLAELILTFNKYIEKIRFVSSGTEAVMSAIRLARGYTGRTKILKFEGCYHGHSDSLLVKAGSGLVTFGNTSSAGVPEAFVNETIVVPLNNKEAVREAFTQFGHEIAAVIIEPIPANNGLLLQEKSYLEFLRTITREYGSLLIFDEVISGFRVCFCGAAGYYSIQPDIITYGKIIGGGLPVGAYGASREIMSCISPEGDVYQAGTLSGNPVAMSAGLAQLSACLAPEFYQQQEAKTLRLVNGIREHIMAKGYVAKLWHIGSVFWIAFTDKEYIRTAEEIDPQSMTIFRRMYHALLERGIYLGPSGYEVGFVSAAHTEADIDHTITAFAEAMDVAFATA; encoded by the coding sequence ATGAATACCACACGTTCGCAGCAGCTTTTTGAAACAGCTAAAGAATATTTTCCGGGCGGAGTAAATTCTCCGGTTCGCGCATTTCGTTCAGTAGGCGGCACACCGTTGTTTATCCGTAAGGGAAAAGGTTCCCGTATCTGGGATGCCGATGATAATGAGTTTATTGATTATTGCTGCTCATGGGGCCCGCTTATTCTGGGTCATGCCAATGATAGTGTGGTGAAAGCCGTGCAGGAAACCGTGGCCGACGGAAGTTCGTTTGGTGCGCCTACCGAGCTTGAAAATAAACTGGCTGAGCTGATTCTTACATTCAACAAGTACATTGAAAAAATCAGGTTTGTAAGCTCAGGTACTGAAGCGGTGATGAGTGCCATCCGGCTGGCGCGCGGCTATACGGGGCGTACAAAAATCCTGAAGTTCGAGGGATGCTACCACGGGCACAGCGATTCGCTGCTGGTGAAAGCCGGTTCAGGGCTGGTCACGTTTGGTAATACATCATCAGCCGGTGTGCCGGAGGCTTTTGTAAACGAAACCATTGTGGTGCCGCTTAACAACAAAGAGGCCGTGCGCGAAGCGTTTACGCAATTCGGTCATGAAATAGCTGCGGTTATTATTGAGCCCATTCCGGCCAACAACGGCTTGCTGCTTCAGGAAAAAAGCTACCTCGAATTTTTGCGCACAATTACGCGCGAGTATGGCAGCCTTCTCATTTTCGATGAGGTAATTTCGGGCTTCCGTGTTTGCTTTTGCGGAGCTGCCGGCTACTACAGCATCCAGCCCGATATTATCACTTACGGAAAAATTATCGGAGGCGGGCTGCCTGTGGGTGCCTATGGTGCAAGCAGGGAAATTATGAGCTGTATTTCGCCCGAAGGCGATGTGTATCAGGCAGGTACCTTGTCGGGTAATCCGGTAGCCATGAGTGCCGGACTGGCGCAGCTTTCGGCCTGTCTCGCTCCTGAATTTTACCAGCAGCAGGAAGCCAAAACACTGCGGCTTGTAAACGGCATCCGCGAGCACATTATGGCTAAGGGCTATGTAGCTAAGCTGTGGCACATTGGCTCTGTTTTCTGGATTGCCTTTACCGATAAAGAGTATATCCGCACGGCCGAAGAAATAGATCCGCAAAGCATGACCATTTTCCGCCGCATGTATCACGCCCTGCTTGAGCGCGGCATCTACCTCGGCCCGTCGGGCTACGAAGTTGGTTTTGTATCAGCCGCACACACCGAAGCCGATATCGACCACACCATTACAGCCTTTGCCGAAGCTATGGATGTGGCTTTTGCTACTGCATAA